The window AGGACAGGTGAGAAATCCTTCAGCATGAGGAGTGTTATGGTGTCATAATCTGCATTTTCATTGATCAGAGAGATGATCACTAACCGTATAAGATCTTCAGTCTTTGAAAGCTGCTGCAGTTTAATGTTTCTCATCTTTAGCTCGGAGATCTCCTGCTCCAGATCTTCAATGAGCTCTTGTTCCTGTTTCTCTGTTGCTTTTTGCTGCTCCTCCATCATCTCCAGCAGTTCAGTCTGACATCTCTCAATGGAGACACATCACCTTTTACCTAGTGCAGCAGGTTTTTGTCTAGTCTATCTGCATGTGTTTCACATCCTGTTTCTTTCATTTCCATGTAGTAAAACAGCAGAAGCACCAAAAATTGCTTTGCAACCAATcaaatgacatacttttaatataattatgatACCATGAACAACTATTTGGCATGCTTAAACTTGCTTATGTTCATCTTATTCCAGTTTGACGTCAACCAGACTAAACCAGACCACTTCCATTAGAAACCTTTTCAGGACAAGCTCTCTTTTATTTCTACCACTTACCTGTGAGTATCAGATGTGTCTACACAGGTCTTTGCACTGCTCAATAAatattctgttgtttaaagaaatttaaagaaagtttcTGGTGCCTGGACTGGTTCACCATGTTAGTTTCAGTTTCTCTGATTTTCTCACTGAACTACCGTGATGTCAGAGCTTCCCCatattttcagatttaaaacaaGCTTCATTTATGCGCTCACATGGTGATTGAAATCTTGAGTGAAAGTTAAGGAAAGGGTGTCTCGTAAACTTCCGGTAGACTACAGGGCGGGTATGTGACAAAATCCTATTTATCCCCGCATGTCATGTCCTTGGCTCCGTTATAGAATGCTGTCGTCATTCCCGTAACCGAACTGTGTGTGAATATAACCttattaaggactcaaatacaaATACTCAAATACGTGCAAACAGGTTCAGAATGACAGGAAGGTGAATAAAGGATGACACTGTTCAAATTTCCAGTCGAAACTGTCTTACCTTGTTTTAAGTGTAAAACACACAACAGTGTAATATGTTTAATTGTATTtctagaaacaaacaaacaaaaacattaatcacATTATGACAATAATATATGCAAAACATCCACCTTTTTCTCCCCACAAGAGTGGGCGCGGCAATTGTAGATTTTGGTTAAAGttaaagataaacaaaaatatatatctttaaaaGATGATCCATACATCCATATATAAAGAGATTTAAAAAGGCTTTTATATGGTTTCAAACATGTATCCACACCATACGAATATGTTAACTATACAGTTCTATAACATATATCAAGGCATTGCTATCTACTGTACCACTACAATCTCACAGTGTTTGGTAAGGGGGAAACACCCTTACTATACTTtgctttaatttaatgtaaacacTTTACAGGTAATTTAACTTTGTCAGGTGGAGGTgaaattttgaggaaaaaaaaatcatttacagTAATTAACAGGTGTGATGATCAGTGGGCTTGAGTTATTACCTTTGTAGTTTAAGGAAGGGCTAAAATATGGATAGAGCTTCCCAGTGAAAGACTGACCAGTGTAGGAGAAGATATGAGAGCTGGACTCCACATCATAAAAGGAGACCAGACCCTCCTCATAATCCACAAACACACCGACCCGCTGCGGCTTCACTCTCAGAGACAGAGGGACAGAGGGACCAGCACCAGCCTTATATTCATTTCCATACCTCAGAACAACAGACCAGAATCCAGTAGTGGGACTCGCTGTGATCTTTCCTTTCCTGTTAATGGATTCTCTGGCCACTCCTAAATCCCATTCAGTCTTTTCATTCACCTGGACCTCAAAATAAAATCTCCCTGAGGAGAATCCCTCTTTTGCCAGGACATTGACACATGTATCAAATCTCTCTAACTTGTGtaggattttttgataaatgtttcCATCTCTCACTTGTTTTCCATCATCAGACAGAATAAGTCTAGGATGAGCTGTATCAGGATCCAGAATCACATCCACTGAGAAAACAAAGAATATTAATCACAGTTTCAAAATGCACAgattttgtgatgttttaatatttaatcaacTGTAGTGGAGTAATAAGGCTGTGAGTACATGAATGTAATCTATAGTGCAGACAGCACACTGTACCTGCATACTGCTGCATCCACTTCAGCTCTGCAGaaactaatgaaaataaaacatcatgAGTTATTCAGGCCATTTATTAATTATGCAGGTTATTTCTGAGCAGATTAGTGTTgcttctatatctatctatctgcacATACCAGTTTGTGTGAGTTTCTCAACTAGTGTGTCCTGTAGTTGAGTCAGAGCTTTCCTCAGATTCTCCAGACTCTCATGAGTCTTCATTCTGATCTCAGGCCAGTTCCTGGtgtttgtagggctgcacagGGATGAGTAAATCTACAGCAGGAGAAAGGAGAAATCCTTCAGCATGGAGAGTGTTATGGTGCCATATACGGCATTATGATTGATCAGAGTGATGTTCACTGACCTGTAGGAGATGGAGGTGATCTTCAGTATGTGagagctgctccagctcagtgTTTCTCATCTTTAGCTCAGTGATCTCCTGCTCCAGCTCTTCAATGAGCTCCTGCTCCTGTTTCTCTGCTGTTTTCTGCTGCATCTCCATCATCTCCAGCAGTTCAGTCTGACAtctctcaatggagcggatGAGATCAGTGAAGAGCTCGACATGGGTGGCTTTCTCCTCCTCTGTGTTTCTCTACTCAACAATCAACAAATGATTACTTTTGTTTGCTATATCAAAAAGCATGGCTACTATTGCTCATACTACAGTGTTTTAAAGGGTTTTCAAAAAGtctaaatgtgttatttaaattttttaaactcACTTTTCTGACTTCTGCTGAGTGTTTGATGTCTTGAATCTTCTTGATTCTGTCCTGGATCATCTGCTGCATGTCTTTCTGTGTCTTTATCAGTTGAGTCTATAGacagagaaaaacacagacacatttatcATAACAGAAATGTACTATTTTACACTTCTGTGGAAACGTATGAAATTCCTCATAAGATTCCTCTTGATATAATTCTAttaaatgcactttaaaatCAGTTGTCAGTAACGTCTACCTTTTTCTCTTCGATCTCCTCTTCTACAGGAACAGTGTTGTGGTTCTTGTGGTCTGTTGCAGTGCACATCGAACACACACATGTCTGATCATCTCTACAGAACAGCTCCAGAGGTCTCTCATGTTTCTGACATATATAGTCCTCCAGATTACTCACAGGATCCATCAGTTTGTGTTTCTTTAAACCTGCCACTTTCAGATGAGGCTGCAGGTGAGTTTCACAGTAAG of the Labeo rohita strain BAU-BD-2019 chromosome 19, IGBB_LRoh.1.0, whole genome shotgun sequence genome contains:
- the LOC127182055 gene encoding E3 ubiquitin-protein ligase TRIM39 isoform X2 — protein: MAETRRKSTDTTHSVMSSSNGPYTGEFQCTICLDVFTDPVSTPCGHNFCKTCLNKHWDNSQTCNCPYCQETFNKRPDLKINTTLQEHVDHYNKKSPEKKPEVLCDFCEETKLKALKSCLVCQSSYCETHLQPHLKVAGLKKHKLMDPVSNLEDYICQKHERPLELFCRDDQTCVCSMCTATDHKNHNTVPVEEEIEEKKTQLIKTQKDMQQMIQDRIKKIQDIKHSAEVRKRNTEEEKATHVELFTDLIRSIERCQTELLEMMEMQQKTAEKQEQELIEELEQEITELKMRNTELEQLSHTEDHLHLLQIYSSLCSPTNTRNWPEIRMKTHESLENLRKALTQLQDTLVEKLTQTVSAELKWMQQYAVDVILDPDTAHPRLILSDDGKQVRDGNIYQKILHKLERFDTCVNVLAKEGFSSGRFYFEVQVNEKTEWDLGVARESINRKGKITASPTTGFWSVVLRYGNEYKAGAGPSVPLSLRVKPQRVGVFVDYEEGLVSFYDVESSSHIFSYTGQSFTGKLYPYFSPSLNYKEIQLNILHCCVFYT
- the LOC127182055 gene encoding E3 ubiquitin-protein ligase TRIM39 isoform X1 produces the protein MAETRRKSTDTTHSVMSSSNGPYTGEFQCTICLDVFTDPVSTPCGHNFCKTCLNKHWDNSQTCNCPYCQETFNKRPDLKINTTLQEHVDHYNKKSPEKKPEVLCDFCEETKLKALKSCLVCQSSYCETHLQPHLKVAGLKKHKLMDPVSNLEDYICQKHERPLELFCRDDQTCVCSMCTATDHKNHNTVPVEEEIEEKKTQLIKTQKDMQQMIQDRIKKIQDIKHSAEVRKRNTEEEKATHVELFTDLIRSIERCQTELLEMMEMQQKTAEKQEQELIEELEQEITELKMRNTELEQLSHTEDHLHLLQIYSSLCSPTNTRNWPEIRMKTHESLENLRKALTQLQDTLVEKLTQTVSAELKWMQQYAVDVILDPDTAHPRLILSDDGKQVRDGNIYQKILHKLERFDTCVNVLAKEGFSSGRFYFEVQVNEKTEWDLGVARESINRKGKITASPTTGFWSVVLRYGNEYKAGAGPSVPLSLRVKPQRVGVFVDYEEGLVSFYDVESSSHIFSYTGQSFTGKLYPYFSPSLNYKGNNSSPLIITPVNYCK